Proteins from one Podarcis raffonei isolate rPodRaf1 chromosome 1, rPodRaf1.pri, whole genome shotgun sequence genomic window:
- the RASSF10 gene encoding ras association domain-containing protein 10, translating to MEPEGRKISVWICQEEKLISGLSKRTTCSDVVRVLLEDSKQSRRPRQQQLASLQECGRGMLSGVPQSYCIVEKWRGFERILPNKTKILRLWAAWGDEQENVRFVLVRSEASLPNTGPRSAEARVVPSKESPCQHGLATAAARASLALTQERQRRVVRKAFRKLAKINKRKGQPSGQPDEPPAKEAPAAERMETLVHLVLSQDHTIRQQVKRLRELDREIDRFEAKIHFDRMKRHGVNYVQDTYLVGGGGGGGNTEVPEGEEEKEGEAQGGLEAATLDGDLEEYARKCEEVALLQEQWRRQEDLLEHLAGEIQEELNERWMKRRREELAAAKGSSASLSETDCNTTELVGGGGELHVEQERVKTQLSTSLYIGLRLSTDLEAVKADLDSTQRVWADKESELQRLLDTIRSLDVQEEAGGQLEQGSAPSLQLPVEDDDDGGQLPPDPAPITAEVWGEQAARGLRKDCDDNDEDSDTGLSSMHSQDSDSLPVCESLV from the coding sequence ATGGAGCCGGAGGGAAGGAAGATCTCGGTGTGGATCTGCCAGGAGGAGAAGCTGATCTCGGGGCTTTCCAAGCGCACCACTTGCTCGGATGTGGTGCGGGTGCTACTGGAGGACAGCAAGCAGAGCCGACGGCCGAGGCAGCAGCAGCTGGCGTCGCTGCAGGAGTGCGGCAGGGGGATGCTGTCGGGGGTCCCGCAGTCTTACTGCATCGTGGAGAAGTGGCGCGGCTTCGAGCGGATCCTGCCCAACAAGACCAAGATCCTGCGGCTCTGGGCCGCCTGGGGGGACGAGCAGGAGAACGTGCGCTTCGTGCTGGTGCGCAGCGAGGCGTCGCTGCCCAACACGGGCCCGCGCAGCGCCGAGGCCCGCGTGGTGCCCAGCAAggagagcccctgccagcatggcttgGCCACGGCGGCGGCGCGGGCCAGCCTGGCGCTGACCCAGGAGCGGCAGCGGCGCGTGGTGCGCAAGGCCTTCCGCAAGCTGGCCAAGATCAACAAGCGCAAGGGGCAGCCGTCGGGGCAGCCCGACGAGCCGCCCGCCAAGGAGGCGCCGGCCGCCGAGAGGATGGAGACGCTGGTGCACCTCGTGCTGTCGCAGGACCACACCATCCGCCAGCAGGTGAAGCGCCTCCGCGAGCTGGATCGCGAGATCGACCGCTTCGAGGCCAAGATCCACTTCGACCGCATGAAGCGCCACGGCGTCAATTACGTGCAGGACACTTACCTggtgggcggcggcggcggcggcggcaacacGGAGGTCCCCGAGGgcgaggaggaaaaggaaggggaagcgCAGGGGGGACTGGAGGCGGCGACCCTCGACGGCGACTTGGAGGAGTACGCGCGGAAGTGCGAGGAGGTGGCGCTGCTGCAGGAACAGTGGCGCCGCCAGGAGGATCTGCTGGAGCACTTGGCCGGCGAGATCCAGGAGGAGCTGAACGAGCGCTGGATGAAGCGGCGGCGGGAGGAGCTGGCGGCCGCCAAGGGCTCCAGCGCCAGCCTCTCCGAGACGGACTGCAACACCACCGAGCTGGTGGGCGGCGGCGGGGAGCTGCACGTCGAGCAGGAGCGCGTCAAGACGCAGCTGAGCACCAGCCTCTACATCGGGCTGCGTCTCAGCACCGACCTGGAGGCCGTCAAGGCCGACCTGGACTCGACGCAGCGCGTCTGGGCCGACAAGGAGAGCGAGCTGCAGCGCCTCCTCGACACCATCCGCTCCCTCGACGTCCAGGAGGAGGCGGGCGGCCAGCTCGAGCAGGGGTCGGCCCCGTCTCTCCAGCTCCCCGTCGAAGACGACGACGACGGTGGCCAGCTTCCCCCCGACCCGGCCCCGATCACCGCGGAGGTGTGGGGGGAGCAGGCTGCGCGCGGCTTGCGCAAAGACTGCGACGACAACGACGAGGATTCCGACACGGGCTTGAGCTCCATGCACAGCCAGGACTCGGACTCGCTGCCCGTTTGCGAATCCCTGGTATAG